One window from the genome of Immundisolibacter sp. encodes:
- a CDS encoding 2Fe-2S iron-sulfur cluster-binding protein has product MTKVVFVEANGARHEVQARDGRSLMQAAVQNAVPGIDADCGGKCLCATCHVILPPDWYARLGGPNPQEQEMLNPTPERTPTSRLSCQIQVSDALEGLVVQLPAFQM; this is encoded by the coding sequence ATGACGAAGGTGGTTTTCGTAGAGGCAAACGGCGCGCGGCACGAGGTGCAGGCCCGCGACGGCCGCTCACTGATGCAGGCGGCGGTGCAAAACGCCGTGCCCGGAATCGATGCCGACTGCGGTGGCAAGTGTCTGTGCGCCACCTGTCACGTCATCCTGCCACCGGACTGGTACGCGCGACTCGGCGGACCGAACCCGCAAGAGCAGGAAATGCTGAACCCGACGCCCGAGCGCACGCCGACCTCGCGCCTGTCCTGCCAGATTCAGGTCTCCGACGCGCTCGAAGGCCTCGTCGTGCAGCTGCCCGCCTTCCAGATGTAG